One Janthinobacterium sp. TB1-E2 genomic region harbors:
- a CDS encoding DUF2177 family protein, whose translation MPAQRPLQLAIAYGATLCVFLAIDALWLAVLMKPVYAAALGPLLADTPRWAPAVLFYLLYVAGLVVFAILPGLRARRGRTAAALGALLGLLAYGTYDLSNYATLRDWPLALTAIDMVWGSVLSAVSATAGYLAASRSGR comes from the coding sequence ATGCCTGCCCAACGCCCGCTCCAGCTTGCCATTGCCTATGGCGCCACCCTGTGCGTATTTCTCGCCATCGACGCCCTGTGGCTGGCGGTGCTGATGAAGCCCGTGTACGCAGCGGCGCTGGGGCCGCTGCTGGCGGACACGCCGCGCTGGGCGCCGGCCGTGCTGTTTTACCTGCTGTATGTGGCGGGGCTGGTGGTGTTTGCCATCTTGCCCGGCTTGCGGGCGCGCCGCGGACGCACGGCGGCGGCGCTGGGTGCGCTGCTCGGGCTGCTTGCCTATGGCACCTATGATTTGAGCAACTATGCGACCTTGCGCGATTGGCCGCTGGCCTTGACGGCGATCGATATGGTGTGGGGCAGTGTGCTGTCGGCCGTATCGGCAACGGCCGGTTACCTTGCAGCTAGCCGATCGGGACGGTGA